The following are from one region of the Bacteroidota bacterium genome:
- the rpe gene encoding ribulose-phosphate 3-epimerase, which translates to MLIAPSILAADFANLQKETEMLNNSTADWIHVDVMDGMFVPNISFGIPVIQAIKKHSKKPLDVHLMIVDPDRYLQAFKNAGADNLSVHIEACHHLHRTIQGIKELGMKAGVAINPHTSIHGLFDIIADIDLICVMSVNPGFGGQKFIENTYDKVSRLKDMILQKSSKAMIEIDGGVNIQNAPKLRDAGADVLVAGNFVFASSNPLQVIEELKAV; encoded by the coding sequence ATGTTAATTGCTCCTTCCATACTAGCTGCTGATTTTGCAAACTTGCAAAAGGAAACAGAAATGCTCAATAATAGCACAGCCGACTGGATACATGTGGATGTGATGGACGGCATGTTTGTGCCCAATATATCATTTGGAATTCCGGTAATACAAGCGATAAAAAAGCATAGTAAAAAACCATTGGATGTGCATTTAATGATTGTAGATCCTGATAGATATTTGCAAGCTTTCAAAAATGCAGGAGCTGATAATTTATCGGTACATATAGAAGCTTGCCACCATTTGCACCGCACCATTCAAGGAATTAAAGAGTTGGGAATGAAGGCAGGCGTTGCTATTAATCCGCATACATCTATTCATGGATTATTTGATATTATAGCTGATATAGATTTGATATGTGTGATGAGTGTGAATCCAGGTTTTGGTGGGCAAAAATTTATTGAAAATACTTATGATAAAGTATCACGATTAAAAGATATGATTCTGCAAAAATCATCGAAAGCTATGATAGAAATTGATGGTGGAGTTAATATACAAAATGCTCCAAAACTTAGAGATGCTGGGGCAGATGTTTTAGTTGCAGGTAATTTCGTTTTCGCTTCCAGTAATCCTTTGCAGGTTATTGAGGAGTTGAAGGCCGTTTAA
- the ettA gene encoding energy-dependent translational throttle protein EttA: protein MSNEPHKIIFSMAKVSKTYPPNKQVLKDIYLSFFYGAKIGVLGLNGSGKSSLLKIIAGIDKSYNGEVVFNQDFKIGYLAQEPELDETKTVKEVVSEGVQHIMDILNEYNEINEKLGTPEVYENADVMEKFLNRQGELQDKIDATDAWELDTKLDKAMDALRCPDADTPIKVLSGGERRRVALCRLLLSEPDILLLDEPTNHLDAESVEWLETFLKTYKGTVIAVTHDRYFLDNVAGWILELDRGEGIPWQGNYTSWLEQKTKRMAAEEKSEGKRQKSLERELEWVRMAPKARHAKSKARLGAYDRMMSEEGKEKEQKLELYIPPGPRLGDVVIEAHDVSKAFGSKLLYENLNISLPRGGIVGIIGPNGVGKTTLFRMIMGLEQPDSGTFKVGETVKISYVDQSHEALLPNKTVYEVVSGGLDNLVVGNVTMNSRAYLSRFNFNGNDQSKMVGVLSGGERNRLHLAMTLKDGGNVLLLDEPTNDIDINTLRALEEGIENFAGCVVIISHDRWFIDRVATHILAFEGNSQVHYFEGNYSDYEENKKARLGDVTPRRTRFKAVV, encoded by the coding sequence ATGAGTAACGAACCCCACAAAATTATTTTCTCGATGGCCAAGGTGAGCAAGACTTACCCGCCAAATAAACAAGTACTTAAAGATATATACTTATCATTTTTCTACGGAGCTAAAATTGGAGTTTTAGGACTCAATGGTTCGGGCAAATCGAGCTTGCTTAAAATTATTGCAGGCATTGATAAAAGCTATAATGGTGAGGTCGTGTTTAACCAAGATTTTAAAATTGGATATTTGGCCCAAGAACCAGAATTGGACGAAACCAAAACTGTGAAAGAAGTGGTGAGTGAAGGTGTTCAGCATATCATGGATATATTGAATGAGTATAATGAAATCAATGAAAAATTAGGAACTCCTGAAGTATATGAAAATGCGGATGTGATGGAAAAATTCCTGAACCGTCAGGGCGAATTGCAAGATAAAATTGATGCCACAGATGCTTGGGAACTTGATACAAAATTAGACAAAGCCATGGACGCACTTCGTTGCCCCGATGCCGATACACCTATAAAAGTATTATCGGGTGGAGAACGCCGCCGCGTTGCACTTTGCCGTTTGCTATTAAGTGAGCCTGATATATTATTATTGGATGAGCCTACCAACCATTTGGATGCAGAAAGTGTAGAATGGCTCGAAACATTTTTGAAAACATATAAAGGTACTGTTATAGCAGTAACGCACGATAGATATTTCTTAGATAATGTGGCGGGTTGGATATTAGAATTGGATAGGGGAGAAGGTATTCCATGGCAAGGCAATTATACAAGTTGGCTCGAGCAAAAAACCAAACGCATGGCTGCCGAAGAAAAAAGCGAAGGCAAACGCCAAAAATCATTAGAGCGTGAATTGGAATGGGTTCGTATGGCACCAAAAGCTCGCCATGCCAAGAGCAAAGCCCGTCTTGGAGCTTATGATAGAATGATGAGCGAAGAAGGAAAAGAGAAAGAACAAAAATTAGAATTATATATTCCACCAGGACCTCGTTTGGGCGATGTAGTTATTGAAGCACATGATGTGAGCAAAGCATTTGGCAGTAAATTACTATATGAAAATTTAAATATAAGTTTACCTCGTGGTGGTATCGTTGGTATTATAGGCCCCAATGGTGTAGGAAAAACTACTTTGTTCCGTATGATAATGGGGTTAGAACAACCCGATAGTGGCACGTTCAAAGTAGGGGAGACTGTAAAAATTTCTTATGTCGATCAAAGTCACGAAGCATTACTGCCAAACAAAACTGTATATGAAGTGGTGAGTGGCGGACTTGATAATTTGGTAGTAGGAAATGTGACGATGAATTCGAGAGCATATTTATCGAGATTCAATTTTAATGGCAATGACCAAAGCAAAATGGTGGGTGTATTATCAGGTGGTGAGCGTAACCGTTTGCACTTGGCTATGACATTGAAAGACGGAGGCAATGTATTACTATTAGACGAGCCTACAAATGATATAGATATTAATACACTTCGTGCACTGGAAGAAGGTATAGAAAACTTTGCAGGATGTGTGGTTATTATAAGTCACGACAGGTGGTTTATTGATAGAGTGGCCACACATATATTAGCTTTTGAAGGCAACTCACAAGTGCATTATTTCGAAGGCAATTATTCTGATTACGAAGAAAACAAAAAAGCAAGACTGGGTGATGTAACACCAAGAAGGACGAGATTTAAGGCGGTAGTATAA
- a CDS encoding thymidylate synthase: MNQYETLLKHVYNNGTLKSDRTGTGTKSVFGYQMRFNLQEGFPMVTTKRVHLKSIIHELLWFLKGETNTKYLKENGVTIWDEWADEKGELGPVYGYQWRSWPAPDGKHIDQVSEVLQQLKTNPDSRRMIVSAWNVADLPRMALMPCHAFFQFYVADGKLSCQLYQRSADLFLGVPFNIASYALLTLMVAQECNLQPGDFIHTLGDAHIYSNHFEQVELQLSREPRPYPTMKLNPNIKSVFDFVYDDFTLENYDPWPAIKGRVAV; the protein is encoded by the coding sequence ATGAATCAATACGAAACATTACTCAAACATGTATATAATAACGGCACATTAAAAAGTGACCGAACTGGTACTGGAACGAAATCAGTTTTTGGATATCAGATGCGATTTAATTTGCAGGAAGGTTTCCCGATGGTGACTACCAAAAGAGTACATTTAAAATCTATTATACATGAATTATTATGGTTTTTGAAAGGTGAAACCAATACCAAATATTTAAAAGAAAACGGCGTAACAATATGGGACGAATGGGCTGACGAAAAAGGAGAGCTTGGCCCTGTATATGGCTACCAGTGGCGTAGTTGGCCTGCTCCCGATGGGAAACATATAGACCAAGTATCAGAAGTATTACAACAACTTAAAACAAATCCCGATAGCCGACGTATGATCGTGAGTGCATGGAATGTGGCTGATTTGCCACGTATGGCTTTGATGCCTTGTCATGCTTTTTTTCAGTTTTATGTAGCCGATGGAAAACTCAGTTGTCAATTATATCAACGCAGTGCCGATTTGTTTTTGGGCGTTCCATTTAATATAGCATCCTATGCTTTGCTTACTTTAATGGTAGCACAAGAGTGCAATTTACAACCAGGCGATTTTATACATACACTCGGCGATGCACATATATATAGTAATCATTTCGAGCAAGTGGAATTGCAATTGAGCCGTGAACCGCGTCCTTATCCAACAATGAAATTAAACCCCAACATAAAATCAGTTTTCGATTTTGTATATGATGATTTTACGTTGGAAAATTATGACCCGTGGCCTGCTATTAAAGGTAGGGTGGCGGTGTAG